A region of Candidatus Neomarinimicrobiota bacterium DNA encodes the following proteins:
- a CDS encoding DUF2461 domain-containing protein encodes MKHFPADVQHYFSRLKKNNNRLWFEKHRSEYQLKVLEPALEFVATVGGKIQKFAPKIIADPRVDKSLFRIYRDVRFSKDKTPYKTHLAIFFWEGSAPKLENPGFYIHISDDEIFIGSGFHIFPRKVLTAFRKSIQDKTTNKNLQLIMGKLKKKGFKVGGAHYKRMPAEYDQNIKNSHWLLHNGLSVWKSIPNNGRMTNIVEWSTQCYKDADKLHKWLVKLSAGS; translated from the coding sequence ATGAAGCATTTCCCGGCGGATGTTCAACATTACTTTTCACGCCTCAAAAAAAATAACAACAGACTCTGGTTTGAAAAACACCGTTCCGAGTACCAGCTAAAAGTGCTCGAGCCGGCTCTGGAATTTGTGGCAACCGTAGGCGGCAAGATTCAGAAATTCGCTCCGAAAATCATTGCTGATCCAAGAGTTGATAAATCACTATTCAGGATATATCGCGATGTAAGATTCAGCAAGGATAAAACGCCGTATAAGACACATCTTGCTATTTTCTTCTGGGAGGGTTCAGCGCCAAAGTTAGAAAATCCTGGATTTTATATACATATAAGTGATGACGAAATTTTTATTGGCTCGGGATTTCATATTTTCCCAAGAAAGGTGTTGACCGCTTTCAGAAAATCAATTCAAGACAAAACCACTAACAAAAACCTGCAACTGATAATGGGGAAGTTAAAGAAAAAGGGATTTAAGGTTGGTGGGGCGCATTACAAACGAATGCCCGCAGAATACGATCAGAATATAAAGAATTCCCATTGGCTGCTCCATAATGGATTAAGCGTTTGGAAATCAATCCCGAATAATGGAAGGATGACGAACATTGTCGAATGGAGCACTCAGTGTTATAAAGATGCCGATAAACTGCATAAATGGTTGGTTAAG